In the genome of Campylobacter helveticus, the window AAGGCAAATTCTTTACCTTTTGCGATAAGTCAAAAAATGAAACATTTAGAAAATCTTAAAAAACAATTAGAATTGTTGATGAAAAATAAAATTCAAATCAGTTTTTTAGAATTTGAAAAACTTAAAAATGCATATTTACAGCACGAGAATTTTTTTGAAAAAAACAGACATTTAATTTCTCTTAAAAAAAATGGTAAAATAGTGCATTTAGAGGAGTTAAAAAGTGGAGATGTTGTGCTTCTTAGCTCACAAAATTTAGAAAAAGAAGCTAAAATTTTATGAAAGGATAGAGATGAGAAAGATAAATTTTAGTGCAGGACCTTCGACTTTACCGCAAGAGCTTTTAAAAGAGGCACAGGAGCAGCTTTGCGATTATAAGGGTTTGGGCTATTCTATTATGGAGATTAGCCATAGGACGAAGATTTTTGAAGAAGTGCATTTTGACGCGATGCGTAAGGCTAAAGAGCTTTATGGTTTGGGGGAGGAGTATGAGGTGCTATTTTTACAAGGTGGAGCAAGTTTGCAATTTGCTATGATACCGATGAATTTAGCAATGGGCGGTGTTTGTGAATATGCAAATACAGGAGTTTGGACTAAAAAAGCGATTAAAGAAGCGCAAATTTTGGGCGTTGATGTTAAGGTTGTGGCGAGTAGCGAAGAGGAGAAATTTTCGCATATTCCTAAGGTGGAATTTAGCGATAATGCCGATTATGCTTATATTTGCTCTAATAATACTATCTATGGCACACAATATAAAAAATATCCAAAGACAAAAACGCCTTTGATTGTCGATGCGTCAAGTGATTTTTTTTCTAGGAAGGTGGATTTTAGCGATATTGCACTTTTTTATGGCGGAGTGCAAAAGAATGCTGGAATTTC includes:
- the serC gene encoding phosphoserine transaminase; translated protein: MRKINFSAGPSTLPQELLKEAQEQLCDYKGLGYSIMEISHRTKIFEEVHFDAMRKAKELYGLGEEYEVLFLQGGASLQFAMIPMNLAMGGVCEYANTGVWTKKAIKEAQILGVDVKVVASSEEEKFSHIPKVEFSDNADYAYICSNNTIYGTQYKKYPKTKTPLIVDASSDFFSRKVDFSDIALFYGGVQKNAGISGLACLFIRQDMLERSRAKNIPSMLKYAIHAENNSLFNTPATFAIYMFHLEMQWLLNLGGLDEINKKNTQKAQLLYESIDLSEGFYKGHARKEDRSLMNVSFNIANNELESIFIKEAEEAGMIGLKGHRILGGIRASIYNAITLEQVKTLCEFMKAFRKKYA